In the Actinomycetes bacterium genome, AACCGGGAGCAGGCGGGGCTGCGCGCGCTGGTGGAGCAGGCGGTCGCCCAGCTGGCAGGCGCTTGGGCGCTGCGCCGCTGGCGGGGCTGCTGGACCGGGTTCGGGATGTCTGCCGGGCCGCTGGCGCGTTGCTCTGCCTTCGCCGCTGGCTCCTCCGGGTCCGCGGCGCGACCGCATCGGCGCGACCGCACGCCAGGGTCCCTGGCGGCAGCCTTGCCATCCCCATCCCGGCGTGTCCCGCTGACCCAACCAGTCGCCGACGGATGCATCCCATCCGGGCGTGTTGCCAGTCCCGCCCGGTCGCTCAGCTGCGCCTGGTCCGAAGCCCTTGGCAGACCACGGCGATGACCCGGTCCAGCGCAGCGCCGTCGCTGCCGCCCTCTCGTGCCAGACAGCCCGCTAGCAGCGCCTTCACGTCGGCGTAGTCGATGTCGGTCCGGACCGCTCCCGCCTGCT is a window encoding:
- a CDS encoding transposase family protein — translated: MLDDAKRHAHTAQGLAVSTIWGELLWVGGGWPGSCHEHELLALAGLEQALDGVEVASLLDRGFRGLARLRDHWHAPVGDRRTIDRLTGGQRASNREQAGLRALVEQAVAQLAGAWALRRWRGCWTGFGMSAGPLARCSAFAAGSSGSAARPHRRDRTPGSLAAALPSPSRRVPLTQPVADGCIPSGRVASPARSLSCAWSEALGRPRR